In Brachypodium distachyon strain Bd21 chromosome 2, Brachypodium_distachyon_v3.0, whole genome shotgun sequence, one genomic interval encodes:
- the LOC100829685 gene encoding putative F-box protein At4g17565 isoform X1, giving the protein MSSKESSYLFRLMELSSVRLADWANLQTDLVGLIIKKLGIPDFVKFRAVCTSWNRVCREVSNHPRVDPWLMLPTDLLDGAKFFSIPEKINQTIRIPSTATIFGSMWIPVGSSHGWLIFFSPTQGTIQLVNPISSAQIQLPPIGTRRFSKAILLDMSESNFTVAVIYGNHKGYKVARKGSKSWSFVDSKHILVDVFKHRRQLYTIDIYGTVEVWAEPPRAWQDEDAPQVDPHVHHNLVHYPQQKFNCLVETPAGDLVRVKRQSQNKFALWVLDKETLSFEKTTDIGEFGLFVSHYSSFCFPAKDHPNLKVNCIYFIDGYNNLCAFNLEHGTKELVEALETAHANNQQAPHLHRHQPLQEPFLWFTPSLK; this is encoded by the exons ATGTCTTCCAAGGAGTCAAG TTACCTTTTCAGGCTCATGGAACTTAGCTCTGTCCGGTTGGCAGATTGGGCTAATCTTCAGACGGATCTTGTTGGTCTGATTATAAAGAAGCTTGGCATTCCTGACTTTGTCAAATTCCGTGCTGTATGCACCTCGTGGAACCGTGTCTGCAGAGAAGTATCCAACCATCCAAGGGTAGACCCATGGCTGATGCTCCCAACCGATCTGCTCGATGGTGCTAAATTTTTCAGTATACCTGAAAAAATTAATCAAACAATCCGTATCCCGAGTACTGCCACGATCTTTGGCTCCATGTGGATTCCGGTTGGTTCTTCCCATGGTTGGCTTATCTTCTTTAGCCCGACTCAGGGAACCATCCAGCTGGTTAATCCAATCAGCAGCGCACAGATCCAACTTCCCCCAATTGGAACCAGGCGCTTCTCCAAGGCCATATTGCTTGACATGAGTGAGAGCAACTTCACCGTTGCTGTCATATATGGCAACCATAAAGGATATAAAGTGGCACGTAAAGGAAGCAAGAGCTGGTCATTTGTTGATTCAAAACACATTTTGGTGGATGTGTTCAAGCACAGGAGGCAACTTTACACCATTGACATATATGGTACTGTCGAGGTGTGGGCAGAACCACCCCGTGCATGGCAGGATGAGGATGCCCCACAGGTGGATCCTCATGTGCATCATAACCTCGTCCACTATCCTCAGCAGAAGTTTAACTGTCTGGTTGAGACCCCAGCTGGTGATCTCGTAAGGGTTAAGCGCCAATCTCAGAATAAGTTTGCGCTGTGGGTCCTGGACAAGGAGACATTGTCCTTTGAGAAGACTACAGACATTGGGGAATTCGGGCTGTTTGTCAGCCATTATAGCTCTTTCTGTTTCCCAGCCAAGGACCATCCGAATCTGAAGGTAAATTGCATTTACTTTATCGATGGCTACAACAACCTGTGTGCATTCAACCTCGAGCATGGGACCAAGGAGCTCGTGGAAGCCCTCGAAACTGCCCATGCAAACAATCAGCAAGCTCCGCACTTACACCGACACCAGCCACTACAAGAACCATTCTTATGGTTCACCCCTTCACTGAAATGA
- the LOC100837857 gene encoding 17.5 kDa class II heat shock protein: MEGRMFGLETPLMTALQHLLDIPDGESTGGVGGGAGGVEKQGPTRAYVRDARAMAATPADVKELPGAYAFVVDMPGLGSGDIKVQVEDERVLVISGERRREEKEDAKYLRMERRMGKFMRKFVLPENADMDKISAVCRDGVLTVNVDKLPPPEPKKPKTINVQVA; encoded by the coding sequence atgGAGGGCAGGATGTTCGGGCTGGAGACCCCGCTGATGACGGCGCTGCAGCACCTGCTGGACATCCCCGACGGCGAGTCCACgggcggcgttggcggcggcgcgggcggcgtcgAGAAGCAGGGCCCGACGCGTGCCTACGTCCGCGACGCGCGCGCCATGGCGGCCACCCCGGCGGACGTGAAGGAGCTCCCCGGCGCGTACGCGTTCGTGGTGGACATGCCCGGGCTGGGGTCCGGCGACATCAAGGTGCAGGTGGAGGACGAGCGGGTGCTGGTGATCAGCGGCGAGCGGCgcagggaggagaaggaggacgccAAGTACCTGCGCATGGAGCGCCGCATGGGCAAGTTCATGCGCAAGTTCGTGCTGCCGGAGAACGCCGACATGGACAAGATCTCCGCCGTCTGCCGCGACGGCGTGCTCACCGTCAACGTCGAcaagctgccgccgccagagCCCAAGAAGCCCAAGACCATCAACGTCCAGGTCGCGTGA
- the LOC100830918 gene encoding lysine-specific demethylase 4B, with protein MEIAADAAASGGCRIRDLPPSKRFKFVGSSRLGPAPCVPLPETAPLPVCLPAKKRAYAPAVAEVALKACLPAKKRAYAPLPDDIVPACLPAKKRVYVPPPPPLEDAAAHPPVPAKKRVHPLLPPGGAAAAPSSTKKRVHMPLPSLPENSAVSPPIPVRKRVQPVLPPRGATAAPSASAKKRVHVPLPLPPADAAASSSIPAKKKVHPPEAIAAPLSIPSKKLAQTPSPAEDDSSLAPVSLQANKRVMSPFICPSPCPPVESDGARVAAVKQPRSQRSVKRGGATDPRAAKGAVDCTRAEAFKVPANKPVKPKEVQEQASIKSGRASTAKESSDLHRKKLCDVVNGRQSEVQAEVLEKFEQAIDPQVVAPAREEEPKKEAEEVATEQKQEAAGEEDEEDGVLCAVCGSTDGDPSDPIVFCDGCDLMVHASCYGSPLAQSIPEGDWFCSLCSDKALATAKKGGKPPRPHCCLCPARGGAMKRTTDGAWAHIACALLVPEVFFQDPDGRDGIDCSRVPGHRYTKRCYICESSRGCALECSQPKCGLGFHVSCGLKGGLCIEYREEKAGAVVAGFCREHTKLWDKQQLTGKYKIVSRGHA; from the exons atGGAGATCGCCGCGGACGCCGCTGCGAGCGGTGGCTGTCGCATCCGTGATCTGCCGCCGTCGAAGCGGTTCAAGTTCGTCGGCTCCTCCCGCCTCGGACCGGCTCCGTGCGTGCCGCTGCCAGAGACGGCGCCACTCCCCGTCTGCCTTCCGGCGAAGAAGCGCGCGTatgcgccggcggtggcggaggttGCGCTGAAGGCTTGCCTCCCGGCGAAGAAGCGCGCGTATGCGCCGCTACCGGATGACATCGTGCCGGCGTGTCTTCCGGCCAAGAAGCGCGTTTAcgtgcctccgccgccgccgctggaagATGCTGCTGCACATCCACCGGTTCCGGCCAAGAAGAGGGTACACCCGCTGCTGCCACcgggaggcgccgccgccgctccctcctcGACCAAGAAGCGCGTTCACATGCCGCTGCCGTCGCTCCCTGAAAATTCCGCTGTGTCTCCCCCCATCCCGGTGAGGAAGCGGGTCCAGCCGGTGCTACCGCCGAgaggcgccaccgccgctcccTCAGCCTCGGCGAAGAAGCGTGTCCACGTGCCGCTACCACTGCCGCCTGCAGATGCCGCCGCTTCTTCCTCCATCCCGGCCAAGAAGAAGGTCCATCCTCCGGAAGCCATCGCCGCTCCTCTGTCCATCCCGTCCAAGAAGCTCGCTCAGACGCCGTCGCCTGCGGAGGACGATTCCAGTCTGGCCCCGGTTAGCCTACAGGCCAACAAGCGCGTGATGTCGCCGTTTATCTGCCCCTCGCCATGTCCACCAGTGGAGTCAGATGGGGCTCGCGTCGCTGCCGTCAAGCAACCCAGGTCTCAGCGATCCGTTaagcgcggcggcgccaccgatcCCAGAGCGGCAAAGGGTGCCGTAGACTGCACGAGAGCCGAAGCGTTCAAGGTGCCCGCCAACAAGCCCGTCAAGCCTAAAGAAGTCCAGGAGCAAGCGTCCATCAAATCCGGCAGAGCAAGCACCGCAAAAGAATCGAGTGATCTGCATCGCAAGAAGCTCTGCGATGTCGTCAATGGCAGGCAGTCTGAAGTCCAAGCTGAAGTGCTCGAGAAATTCGAGCAGGCGATTGATCCTCAAGTGGTAGCACCGGCACGTGAAGAAGAGCCAAAGAAGGAAGCTGAAGAAGTGGCGACAGAGCAAAAGCAAGAAGCCGCCGGAgaggaggatgaagaggaCGGCGTCCTCTGCGCGGTGTGCGGGAGCACCGACGGCGACCCGTCGGACCCCATCGTGTTCTGCGACGGCTGCGACCTCATGGTGCACGCCTCGTGCTACGGCAGCCCGCTGGCGCAGTCCATCCCCGAGGGCGACTGGTTCTGCTCGCTCTGCTCCGACAAGGCGTTGGCCACAGCGAAGAAGGGCGGCAAGCCGCCCCGCCCGCACTGCTGTCTCTGCCCGGCGAGAGGCGGCGCCATGAAGCGCACCACGGACGGCGCATGGGCGCACATTGCGTGCGCTCTCTTAGTGCCGGAGGTGTTCTTCCAGGACCCTGACGGCCGCGACGGCATCGACTGCTCCCGGGTGCCGGGCCACCGGTACACCAAGAGGTGCTACATCTGCGAGAGCAGCAGGGGCTGCGCGCTCGAGTGCTCCCAGCCCAAGTGCGGCCTCGGGTTCCACGTCTCCTGCGGCCTCAAGGGCGGCCTGTGCATCGAGTACCGCGAGGAGaaggccggcgccgtcgtcgccggcttCTGCAGGGAGCACACCAAGCTCTGGGATAAG CAACAACTGACTGGCAAGTACAAGATCGTGTCAAGAGGGCATGCATGA
- the LOC100833250 gene encoding uncharacterized protein LOC100833250, whose translation MDPAATAYPVARDPPPRPPPQTAQLGQGPGAAPGPHRTGWAVPAILSLAITAAFAWAVYRARHSGRDLAFVITTYYLLALLYCCLGKLDLLRGRAIDDPERRRTRFAVWALAVALGNTVAIRVADAMPYLALKIAVWVVTAVAMGVAFYFLFRGNIRAADAARPRTERALHEMSPEQRV comes from the coding sequence ATGGAtcccgccgccacggcctaCCCCGTCGCGCGagacccgccgccgcggccgcccccGCAGACGGCGCAGCTGGGCCAGGGCCCGGGGGCGGCCCCCGGCCCGCACCGGACCGGATGGGCCGTCCCAGCGATCCTCTCGCTGGCGATCACCGCGGCCTTCGCGTGGGCCGTGTACCGGGCGCGGCACAGCGGGCGGGACCTGGCCTTCGTCATCACCACCTACTACCTCCTCGCGCTGCTCTACTGCTGCCTCGGCAAGCTCGACCTCCTGCGGGGCCGGGCCATCGACGACCCGGAGCGGCGCCGGACCAGGTTCGCCGTCTGGGCGCTGGCCGTCGCGCTGGGGAACACCGTCGCGATCCGGGTCGCGGACGCCATGCCTTACCTGGCGCTCAAGATCGCCGTCTGGGTCGTCACGGCCGTCGCCATGGGCGTCGCGTTCTACTTCCTCTTCCGCGGCAAcatccgcgccgccgacgccgcccgcccgcggaCGGAGAGGGCTCTCCACGAGATGTCCCCGGAGCAGAGGGTGTGA
- the LOC100830304 gene encoding uncharacterized protein LOC100830304, translating into MATVDAVAEPTEAMEVVQGEEQAAEVAAEPTKAMEQVEGEEGAAEAAAESNEAMEQVEEEERVEVEAGDPADEEEDAAEAMEQVEEEERAEAEEVGVLSTVLPLSRVKKIIRVDREIRKVTAEASLLIAAATELFLGSLAAGAHAAAAQRGRRAVRAAHIRAAARAHRPTADFLLDCLPAAEEAPRARSGSDGGAAAAAAAPKPLPRGTRRIDGFFQKVT; encoded by the coding sequence ATGGCCACCGTCGACGCTGTCGCCGAGCCCACCGAGGCGATGGAGGTGGTTCAAGGggaggagcaggcggcggaggtcgcCGCCGAGCCCACCAAGGCGATGGAGCAAGTtgaaggggaggagggggcggcggaggccgccgccgagtccAACGAGGCGATGGAACAAgttgaagaggaggagcgcgtGGAGGTCGAGGCGGGGGATCCGgcagacgaggaggaggatgcggcGGAGGCCATGGAGCAAgttgaagaggaggagcgggcggaggcggaggaggtgggggtgcTGAGCACGGTGCTCCCGTTGTCGAGGGTGAAGAAGATCATCCGGGTAGACCGCGAGATCAGGAAGGTGACCGCCGAGGCGTCGCTGCTCATCGCCGCGGCCACCGAGCTCTTCCTCggctccctcgccgccggcgcccacgcggccgccgcccaacGTGGCCGGCGGGCGGTGCGCGCCGCGCATATccgagccgccgcccgcgcgcacCGCCCCACCGCCGACTTCCTCCTCGACTGCCTTCCCGCTGCCGAGGAGGCGCCTCGTGCCCGATCCGGTTCCGACGgtggagccgccgccgcagcagcagcaccgaaGCCGCTGCCACGCGGGACCCGCCGCATCGACGGATTCTTCCAGAAGGTCACTTAG
- the LOC100835086 gene encoding polynucleotide 5'-hydroxyl-kinase NOL9, with translation MRQSRRTVRQKLDSSPSPAPRATDAASPMSSPSPSPRSPGSASPPPTPAPAVIVPPDWASANAFISSELSTPVVLVCGPTNCGKSTFSRLLLNSLLPRHGRVGYLDTDVGQPEFSPPGCLSLHVVDEAIADLQNPVLRQAERCFFFGDTSSKRDPETYLNSLFLLYTYFVEKYQCTGSEVLPLIVNTPGWVKGTGFDMLVEMLRYICPTIVVQIRTRRQRKNLPDGMFWLDDEQMGPKVIKIDAACHDSLSISSLKRKDGGGMRERRLVEYFKQCFSSDISVATNKELAYALASLPPYEVLFSDVKVIHLHCEVPRTEIWRSLNATIVGLAISSDTPETAHAIPWCVGLGIVRGIDVQRGLLYVITPVPVERLQSVDLLLQGLILIPRSLLQVKGCVSPYMSTNVRDKITAKDLYAKNLNSPLVRENGKSDSEADM, from the exons ATGCGGCAATCCCGTCGGACAGTACGCCAGAAGCTGGACTCGTCCCCATCCCCTGCACCTCGTGCCACCGACGCTGCCTCTCCCATGTCAAGCCCCAGCCCGAGCCCTAGAAGCCCTGGCTCCGCCAGTCCTCCGCCaactccggcgccggcggtgatAGTCCCTCCGGACTGGGCATCCGCCAACGCATTTATCTCCTCCGAACTCTCGACTCCGGTCGTCCTCGTTTGCGGCCCCACGAACTGCGGCAAGTCGACCttctcccgcctcctcctcaacTCGCTGCTCCCCAG GCACGGAAGGGTCGGGTATCTGGACACCGACGTGGGGCAGCCAGAGTTCTCACCGCCGGGTTGCCTCTCGCTACACGTCGTCGACGAAGCTATCGCTG ATCTGCAGAACCCTGTTCTACGACAGGCTGAAAG GTGCTTCTTCTTTGGTGATACATCTTCAAAAAGAGATCCAGAAACATATCTGAACTCTTTATTTCTCTTGTATACCTACTTTGTTGAAAAATATCAATGTACTGGGAGTGAAGTGCTTCCTTTAATTGTCAACACTCCTGGATGGGTGAAAG GTACTGGTTTTGATATGCTTGTAGAGATGCTAAGGTATATATGTCCCACAATTGTTGTTCAGATACGCACCAGAAGGCAGAGAAAGAATCTCCCTGATGGAATGTTTTGGTTGGATGATGAGCAAATGGGACCTAAAGTGATTAAAATTGATGCTGCATGTCACGATTCCTTATCTATATC ATCGTTGAAGAGGAAAGATGGGGGTGGAATGCGTGAACGTCGGCTGGTAGAATATTTTAAGCAATGTTTTTCAAGTGACATATCAGTAGCAACAAATAAAGAGCTTGCTTATGCCTTAGCATCACTCCCACCCTATGAAGTATTATTTTCAGATGTCAAAGTTATACATCTTCATTGCGAG GTACCTCGTACAGAGATATGGCGTAGTCTTAATGCTACTATAGTTGGCTTGGCAATTAGTTCTGACACACCTGAGACAGCCCATGCAATTCCTTGGTGTGTTGGTCTtg GTATTGTCAGAGGTATTGATGTGCAACGAGGTCTGTTATACGTGATCACTCCTGTTCCTGTTGAGCGTCTTCAAAGTGTagacctgctgctgcaggggctCATCCTGATACCGAGATCTCTTCTGCAG GTCAAGGGATGTGTTTCTCCGTACATGTCCACAAATGTGCGGGATAAGATAACAGCGAAGGATTTGTACGCAAAGAATCTAAATAGCCCTCTGGTCAGAGAGAACGGCAAGTCCGATTCTGAAGCAGACATGTAG
- the LOC100829685 gene encoding putative F-box protein At4g17565 isoform X2, whose protein sequence is MSSKESRLMELSSVRLADWANLQTDLVGLIIKKLGIPDFVKFRAVCTSWNRVCREVSNHPRVDPWLMLPTDLLDGAKFFSIPEKINQTIRIPSTATIFGSMWIPVGSSHGWLIFFSPTQGTIQLVNPISSAQIQLPPIGTRRFSKAILLDMSESNFTVAVIYGNHKGYKVARKGSKSWSFVDSKHILVDVFKHRRQLYTIDIYGTVEVWAEPPRAWQDEDAPQVDPHVHHNLVHYPQQKFNCLVETPAGDLVRVKRQSQNKFALWVLDKETLSFEKTTDIGEFGLFVSHYSSFCFPAKDHPNLKVNCIYFIDGYNNLCAFNLEHGTKELVEALETAHANNQQAPHLHRHQPLQEPFLWFTPSLK, encoded by the exons ATGTCTTCCAAGGAGTCAAG GCTCATGGAACTTAGCTCTGTCCGGTTGGCAGATTGGGCTAATCTTCAGACGGATCTTGTTGGTCTGATTATAAAGAAGCTTGGCATTCCTGACTTTGTCAAATTCCGTGCTGTATGCACCTCGTGGAACCGTGTCTGCAGAGAAGTATCCAACCATCCAAGGGTAGACCCATGGCTGATGCTCCCAACCGATCTGCTCGATGGTGCTAAATTTTTCAGTATACCTGAAAAAATTAATCAAACAATCCGTATCCCGAGTACTGCCACGATCTTTGGCTCCATGTGGATTCCGGTTGGTTCTTCCCATGGTTGGCTTATCTTCTTTAGCCCGACTCAGGGAACCATCCAGCTGGTTAATCCAATCAGCAGCGCACAGATCCAACTTCCCCCAATTGGAACCAGGCGCTTCTCCAAGGCCATATTGCTTGACATGAGTGAGAGCAACTTCACCGTTGCTGTCATATATGGCAACCATAAAGGATATAAAGTGGCACGTAAAGGAAGCAAGAGCTGGTCATTTGTTGATTCAAAACACATTTTGGTGGATGTGTTCAAGCACAGGAGGCAACTTTACACCATTGACATATATGGTACTGTCGAGGTGTGGGCAGAACCACCCCGTGCATGGCAGGATGAGGATGCCCCACAGGTGGATCCTCATGTGCATCATAACCTCGTCCACTATCCTCAGCAGAAGTTTAACTGTCTGGTTGAGACCCCAGCTGGTGATCTCGTAAGGGTTAAGCGCCAATCTCAGAATAAGTTTGCGCTGTGGGTCCTGGACAAGGAGACATTGTCCTTTGAGAAGACTACAGACATTGGGGAATTCGGGCTGTTTGTCAGCCATTATAGCTCTTTCTGTTTCCCAGCCAAGGACCATCCGAATCTGAAGGTAAATTGCATTTACTTTATCGATGGCTACAACAACCTGTGTGCATTCAACCTCGAGCATGGGACCAAGGAGCTCGTGGAAGCCCTCGAAACTGCCCATGCAAACAATCAGCAAGCTCCGCACTTACACCGACACCAGCCACTACAAGAACCATTCTTATGGTTCACCCCTTCACTGAAATGA
- the LOC100823552 gene encoding 60S ribosomal protein L18a-like protein gives MGEANSEEFCHCQGCLGKYTLLRDEENPRLAMFERRLPCFGCGIGWSSFLLGFVCPLIWYYATTLYCCKYYNRDPRERPGLAASAIAAVIFTAATIVTLSTILIIWAYK, from the exons ATGGGAGAAG CAAACTCGGAGGAATTTTGCCATTGTCAGGGGTGTCTTGGTAAGTACACACTACTCAGAGATGAAGAAAATCCACGGTTGGCAATGTTCGAGAGACGGCTTCCTTGCTTTGGTTGTGGGATAGGATGGTCCTC TTTTCTTTTAGGTTTTGTGTGTCCACTTATTTGGTACTACGCGACGACTCTTTACTGCTGCAAGTACTACAATAGGGATCCTCGAGAGCGTCCTGGTCTCGCTGCCTCAGCTATCGCG GCAGTCATCTTCACAGCCGCGACTATTGTTACACTCTCCACCATTCTGATAATTTGGGCATACAAGTGA
- the LOC106866198 gene encoding protein FAR1-RELATED SEQUENCE 5-like has product MTKLLKTHHFNALQLDCEEHITNIFWVDAKMMLDYAHFGDVVTFGTTFGTNKEYRPFGVFLSLNQFRKTTVFGAALLFDETFFSFKWLFDTFLAAHNGRQPRTIYTDQDATMGKAVKVVFTEAYHGLCTFHIMQNAVRHVSPIKGEEDDENEQGEDKESHILTDFAACMYEYEDRAIFEEAFANMRCKVHKQTWLDSIYKVKEQWAEFMRDVFSLGVRSTQLSESSNNSLKNHLKSDFHIVRFLKHFERTVEVKRSKELESEFEARKKIPAIKMSTPMLVQARKVYTPIIFEAFQGEYERSMAACTRVLDENKYAVAIGNLHGDYTFEDECIVTADLLNQNATCACGMFERAGILCGHGLKVLDLMNIKTLPQHYVLKRWTREARKGSILDKQGRDVIENPKLEAMLRYKKLSYKFHNLARKASYSTACCFLLENALDSLGPQVEDKPKVPTSPISEPSNEQENADPNVQQTDDLLRASQLKKKVVQSKHKKRTRT; this is encoded by the coding sequence ATGACAAAATTGTTGAAAACCCATCATTTCAATGCTTTGCAGCTAGATTGTGAGGAGCACATAACAAACATTTTTTGGGTAGATGCTAAAATGATGCTAGACTATGCACATTTTGGTGATGTTGTCACTTTCGGCACCACTTTTGGCACAAACAAGGAATATCGGCCATTTGGGGTTTTTCTTAGTCTCAATCAGTTTAGGAAAACTACTGTTTTTGGTGCTGCACTGTTGTTTGATGAGACATTTTTCTCATTTAAATGGCTCTTTGACACTTTTCTGGCTGCACATAATGGAAGGCAACCTAGAACTATTTATACCGATCAAGATGCTACAATGGGAAAAGCTGTAAAGGTTGTGTTCACAGAAGCATATCATGGACTTTGTACCTTTCACATAATGCAAAATGCTGTCAGACATGTATCTCCAATTAAGGGTGAAGAGGATGATGAGAACGAACAGGGTGAAGACAAAGAATCACATATTCTCACTGATTTTGCAGCTTGTATGTATGAATATGAGGACAGGGCAATATTTGAAGAAGCATTTGCCAACATGAGGTGCAAAGTGCATAAGCAAACTTGGTTGGATAGTATTTACAAAGTAAAAGAACAATGGGCTGAATTTATGAGAGATGTTTTCAGTTTGGGAGTGAGAAGTACACAACTAAGTGAGAGTTCCAACAATTCATTGAAGAACCATCTGAAATCTGATTTCCATATTGTTAGATTTTTGAAGCATTTTGAAAGGACAGTGGAAGTAAAAAGAAGCAAGGAGCTGGAATCTGAATTTGaagcaaggaaaaaaataccAGCAATCAAGATGAGCACGCCTATGTTGGTACAAGCAAGAAAAGTGTACACTCCAATTATTTTTGAAGCTTTTCAAGGTGAGTATGAAAGATCCATGGCTGCATGCACTAGAGTATTGgatgaaaataaatatgctGTCGCTATTGGTAATTTGCATGGTGATTACACATTTGAGGATGAGTGCATTGTGACAGCTGATCTTTTGAACCAAAATGCAACATGTGCATGTGGAATGTTTGAAAGGGCAGGAATATTGTGCGGACATGGACTGAAAGTTCTTGATTTGATGAACATAAAGACATTGCCGCAACATTATGTCTTGAAGAGATGGACTAGAGAAGCACGTAAAGGAAGTATATTGGACAAGCAAGGAAGAGATGTGATAGAAAATCCAAAACTAGAAGCCATGCTTCGGTACAAGAAACTATCTTATAAATTTCACAATTTGGCACGTAAAGCATCCTACTCTActgcatgttgttttttgttagAAAATGCACTTGATTCCCTTGGCCCACAAGTAGAGGATAAACCAAAAGTACCTACTAGTCCTATTAGTGAACCAAGTAATGAGCAAGAAAATGCTGACCCAAATGTGCAGCAAACAGATGACTTGCTAAGAGCTTCACAACTGAAGAAAAAAGTGGTTCAATCCAAACATAAGAAGAGAACTAGAACTTGA
- the LOC100844053 gene encoding noroxomaritidine synthase has protein sequence MGFFWSFLLSYPEVFLAIICFFCLSLFRLIRQCQESAIPVNWPVVGMLPFLVRNLYNIHDKVADMLREAGCTFMIIGPWFLNMNFLSTCDPATVNHCFNTNFKNYPKGSEFAEMFDILGDGLLVADSESWEYQRRVAMLVFASRAFRSFSMSTITRKAGTVLLPYLDHMAKHGSEVELEGVFMRFSLDVSYSTVFATDLDCLSVSRPIPVFGQATKEVEEGMLFRHVVPPSLWKLLRVLKVGSEKKMADARVVIDQFIYEEIAKRKAQVNKKSQGDVLSLYMKWPMDPNMSEQQKTQFLRDTVVGFIFAGKDLVAVTLTWFFYMMCKHPHVEARILEEIKSLQSTRWPGNLSVFEGDMLRPAIYLQAALLETLRLFPATPFEEKEALDDDVLPNGTRVSKGTRIIFSLYAMGRIEGIWGKDCAEFRPERWVSKSGRLRHEPSYKFLAFNTGPRSCLGKDLGLSNMKIAAASIIYNFKVELVEGHAVTPESAVILHTRNGMMVRLKRREPTD, from the exons ATGGGCTTCTTCTGGAGCTTCCTTCTGTCGTACCCTGAGGTCTTCCTAGCCATCATCTGCTTCTTCTGCCTCTCCCTCTTCCGCCTCATACGGCAGTGCCAGGAGAGTGCCATCCCGGTGAACTGGCCTGTTGTTGGGATGCTTCCCTTCCTCGTGAGGAATCTGTACAACATTCATGACAAGGTTGCAGATATGCTCCGCGAGGCAGGATGCACCTTCATGATCATTGGCCCATGGTTCCTCAACATGAACTTCTTGTCAACCTGCGACCCAGCCACAGTCAACCACTGCTTCAACACTAACTTTAAGAACTACCCGAAAGGCAGTGAGTTTGCAGAGATGTTTGACATCCTAGGTGACGGGCTCCTTGTGGCGGACTCTGAATCCTGGGAGTATCAGCGCCGTGTGGCGATGCTCGTCTTTGCTAGCCGTGCCTTTCGGTCATTCTCCATGTCCACCATCACGAGGAAGGCCGGCACAGTATTGTTACCCTACCTTGACCACATGGCTAAGCATGGCTCTGAGGTTGAGCTGGAGGGCGTCTTCATGAGGTTCTCGCTTGATGTCTCCTACTCCACTGTGTTTGCAACTGACCTTGACTGCTTGTCTGTGTCTCGTCCGATCCCTGTGTTTGGCCAAGCCACCAAGGAAGTGGAGGAGGGAATGCTGTTCAGGCACGTCGTGCCACCGAGCTTGTGGAAGCTCTTGAGGGTGCTCAAGGTCGGGAgcgagaagaagatggcggaTGCAAGGGTGGTGATCGACCAGTTCATCTATGAGGAGATCGCCAAACGGAAGGCACAGGTGAACAAGAAAAGCCAAGGAGACGTGCTGTCCTTGTACATGAAATGGCCAATGGATCCCAACATGAGTGAGCAGCAGAAGACGCAGTTCCTGCGTGACACGGTGGTGGGGTTCATCTTTGCCGGCAAGGACCTTGTTGCTGTCACACTCACTTGGTTCTTCTACATGATGTGCAAGCATCCGCATGTTGAGGCGAGGATCCTTGAGGAGATCAAGTCCCTGCAGAGCACAAGGTGGCCAGGGAACCTCTCCGTTTTTGAGGGTGACATGCTCCGGCCTGCTATTTACCTCCAAGCTGCTCTCCTCGAGACACTTAG GCTCTTCCCAGCGACCCCATTTGAGGAGAAGGAGGCCCTCGACGACGATGTCCTGCCAAACGGTACCAGGGTGAGCAAGGGCACACGGATCATCTTCTCGCTCTATGCCATGGGGAGGATTGAAGGGATATGGGGCAAGGACTGTGCTGAATTCAGGCCAGAGCGGTGGGTATCAAAGAGCGGGCGACTCCGGCACGAGCCAAGCTACAAGTTCCTGGCCTTCAATACCGGGCCCAGGAGCTGCCTGGGGAAGGACCTTGGCCTCAGCAACATGAAGATCGCAGCTGCTTCCATCATATACAACTTCAAGGTCGAGCTCGTGGAAGGCCATGCTGTGACGCCTGAAAGCGCTGTGATACTGCACACACGGAACGGGATGATGGTTAGGCTCAAGAGAAGGGAGCCAACTGATTGA